The DNA region TCAGGATAACAACCAACGACACTAGGGTGGCGCTTATTATTTTATTAACAAATAAATTTAAATTAATCATCTAACTATTTTAAATATATATTTTTTTTATTTTATTTTAATATAATATAAAAAAACCGGTATTGCCGAAACGATCTATTTTAATACGCATTTTTAGAAACAAAGCCCTTGAAAATCGTTAAAAATATAATCTTTATATCTAACAAAATAGACCAGTTACTGATATACCAGTGATCATACTCAATGCGTTTTTCCATTTTTTCCAAGGTGTCTGTTTCACCACGCCAACCATTAATTTGTGCCCAGCCAGTAATACCGGGTTTTACGGCATGCCTCAACATATAACCGCGAATTCTTGACCTGTACAACTCATTATGTGCAGCCGCATGAGGACGTGGCCCGACCACGGACATATCACCGAATAAAACATTAAAAAACTGTGGTAACTCATCTAACGATGTCCGCCTAAGAAATCCTCCAAGCGGCGTAATACGACAATCATTTCTTGTCGCTTGTCTCACCAAATCACCATCATCCTCACAACTCATGGATCTAAACTTCCAAACGTAAATATCCTCGCCAGAAATACCATAACGTCGCTGTTTAAAAAACACAGGGCCGGGTGAAGTTGCTTTTACAGCCGCCGCTATAACGAGTAACAAAGGAGAAATCAACATCAAAATAAGCAACGATAGAATCACATCCTGTGATCGTTTTAGAAAAGCATCTATCCCATTAAAAGGTGTTTCGAACACACTAACAACCGGATGACCGCCCAAATTGCTCCATTGCCCATTAAATAATTGATAAGTATACAAGTCAGGGATGAGATAAACCGACGCAGTTGTGTCCGACAGGTCTAAAATCAGTTGTTTAATCCGTTGGTCCGCCTTCATTGGGAGCGTTATATAAACAATATCAACGTCACCTGATTTAACTTTATCGACTAAAGATCTCGTGTCACCAATAATAAGATCGACCGCATGATCATCACGATTAATGGTTCGATCGTCATAAAGCCCTTCAATACGCATTCCCAAAAATGGCTTCGCTTGAATGTGTTTAATTATTTGCGACGACAGCTCATTAGCCCCAACGATAGAAACTTGCCGAGAGTTATAACCTTGGCTTCTAAAATATTTGAGCACTAGGAAAAGCAAAGCACGCAAACTCAACAATACGATGGGGGTTACTAAAAACCAAGCTAACAAGATAAGTCTAGAAAAATCCGATGTTACCCTAAGGGTATAGCCCAATATCAACAAGCACAGTGTAACAACAAACCACACAAAACATAGGCGACGTACGAGCAAAATAAAATCAACGCCGCGCCAAGATTGATACAACCTAGCTATCTCAGCCGCAAAACCAAAAACCAGAACGGCTATCAATGCCAGCAAGTTATACTGTGGAACCCAGTTAACATTCCCAAAAAAACTCACTAGAAAGTAGAGCGAGAAGTAAATAACACTAACATCGAAAACTTTAAACAAAAGGGATAAATGGTGCAAATCCCTAATCATGCCTCTTTTACTACCATCCATAGCCTACCCTACCCTCACACTACTCAACTAAACTGCGACCAAAGACCATACGTTTGACGCTCTTCCTTATACACTTATATTTTAGTCTTAATTTAAGACCGCTGCTATTGTACCTAATGACTAAAATCAAACAATTTTGTTGACCTTGCTAGGAAAACGGTGAGCTGACTCACTTTACGACTACTTTATTAAGACAGACTGATAAACTTCAAAAGTTTGCTTTGCAATTTTATACCAATTATATTTCTCACCAACCCAGGCACGAATCTTATCGCGCTCCAGCTGTTCATAAGCTTTCAGGCTAAACTCTACAAGTTTATTTGTTAACTGTTCTATATTGCCTAGCTCAAAATAGCATTCTTCAGGTAGACCGACTTCTAAATTTGCAGGAATATTACTTGCGACACAAGGTAGTCCATAACCTAAAGCTTCTAACAGTGCTATTGGCAGGCCCTCATGAGATGACGGTAAAACAAACATACCTGCATTGGTGAGCAACTTTTTAAGAGGCTCTCCTGTTAAAAAGCCAGTTGATATAATATTAGGTGTATTCATGCATTGAGATACTACTTGATTACTGTAATCATCAGGGTGGTCTGAAGATCCAACTAAAACCAACTTCCATCCTTCGAGGTCAGCTTTCTTAAATGCACGGATCAAATCGAGATGTCGTTTCTCCGGCACCAACCGACTGACCATTAATATGTATTTATACTTAGTCAATCCATAATTTTGCAGGGCAACTTTTGATTTGGACAACTCCTGTAAAACCACACCATTAGGAATTAAAAATGACTCTACTGCATGATTTTTTTTGACAAGGTTAGCAATTGTTTCAGAGATAACAATGGTTGCATGTGAATATTTCACACCCCACTTTTCACCTAACCGTAACATAAGCTTTGCGAAGCCGCCCCATTTCAAACGGTCATAATCAGGTCCATGGTGTGTTACTACTACGCGCAAACATAACAATCTTGCTAATGGAGTCATTAGTGATGGGCCTATCGCTTGTATATGCAAAATATCCGGCCTTTTAATCGCCGCATAAAGTACTCCAAGAAATGTATGTATGATCGCCTCTAACCCTTTTGACTTTGGAGACCACAAAGAAACAAACCTAACACCTTTCCACCTGCTACCACTCTCCTGTTGCTGATATGGCTTTCTGACAATTGCTTCGACTTCACAACCAAGCTCAACCAGTAAAGGGCCTAGGTTTTCAACATGCGTTTCAACACCACCTTGTACTTGGGGAAATCCTCGTAACCCTAACATCATCACTCGTATAGGGCGGTTTACTATAGAATTACTGAGATTCATTTCTTAAATACCCCAAGCACATCCGATGCCAAGGTGGACCAACTGTACTCTTTTTTAAGTAATAGTCGCCCTCTCTTTCCCATTTCAGATGCAAGCTGTGGTTTAGTTAACAACCCCAATATTTTATCTTTCATTGATTCAAAATCATTGGGTTTTACCAGCAAACCTGTTTCGTTTTCAATCACTAGATCTCTGTAGAATAAGAAGTCCCAGACTACGACTGGCAACTCCATTGCCATTGCTTCTAAGCAGGTACCTGGCAGGCCTTCATAATAAGAAGTAGACGCATAGATACTGCTACGATTGTAATACCCTAGCATCTCAGAGAAAGGAACTTTTCCTGTCAGCAATATATTATTAGGGTGAAGAGACAAGGCTTCTCTTACATAAGCATCGTCATCACCATAACCAACAATGCAAATCTTAATATTTGATTTTTTTTCAATCAGTTGCAGACAAAGTTCAACCATCGCTCGGCTACCTTTACGAAACTCAATGCGTCCACAAAAAAGCACATCGATATCTTTTTTAACGGCCATATCTGGTGTAAACAAGTTCACATCGGCACCATTAGGTATTACCGTAACAGGCCCTTTAAAGCCATAAGCCAATACCTCCTGCCTTCCCTGCTCTGTTAGTGTAATGACCTTACTAGTTAACCCAAAAATATGGCGTTCCATCCACGACTTGACCACTAGAGAACTTTTACTCCACTGACTATTGAAGTGCCTAGTAGGATAAAACTGGCCTGACATACCTAGGTATGTAGTGTGAGCAGTAAGAACAACCGGGATCTTCCTTGGCAGAAAAAGCCCCGGAATAAGTGGTGGGAAGTGAAAATTTACCCACTGTATTTTCTCTTGTTTATATAACTTAATTATTACATATCGAGCTTTCACACCCCATAAAAGAAGATTAAACCGACTTGAACTAAATGGAATATGAATAATTTCAACGCCCTTATAACTACGAAACTCATAGTGTTCATCACCAGTTATTAAATATACTGGAGGGTGTTTATCTGGCAAATTGGATAAAAATGAATCTAAGTAACGCGCTATACCGCCGACGCCATAAAACTGAGGATATACGATTGCAATCACTTTAGATTCCCCAATATAAGGTTAAGCTCACCAATTAAACGTTCCCACCTATAACCAGAAATAATTTTTTCCCTAGCTTCATATTGCATCTGTGACATAACCTTAGAATCTTTAAATGTATTGCACACTGCTCGAGCAAGCGCTTTAGGGTTTTGCGGTTCGACCAATACACCATCCTTACCATTGCTCACAACTTCAGGAATCCCGCCGACAGCAGATGCAACCAAACAACTACCTGAAGCCATAGCTTCAAGTATCACCAAGCCAAATGGTTCCTGCCAAACTGAAGGAAAAACAACCATATCTGCTACTGAGTATAAGTATTTTAATTTTATATGTGGCAAATATCCCGTGAATAAAATTGCATCACTAACTGGCTCAGCCAAGCTCACTAACTCCTTCTCATAATCAGTTTTAGCTGCCCCACCAAAAAAAGACGAACCAGTAATAATCAAGAACGTATCTGGCATTTGACGATGAATCTCTTGAAATGCCTCTATAAGCACATGCACTCCCTTCACCGGAGACAGCCTCCCCACATAAAGCAAATAGCGACTATTTTCTTTTAAATCAACTATATCCACTAACTCTTGTTTTGCTTTATCACCGTATGGCTTAAAAACCTCTGGATCAGTTGCGTTTAAAATTACGCGAAAACGATCTGCGTATTCAGGAAAACAAGTCACTGCTTGCTTACGAATATAGTCGCTTACACACAATATTATATCTACTTTAGCTAGTGTTCGACGATAAAAAGGACGAAATATCCGACTAGACAGATGATCATTATGCATATGCAACACAATTTTCTGCCGCTTCTGTTTACTCAACATAAACAATACATTAGGCTCATTATGAAGGTATACAATATCGAACTCCTTCACAACTTTCGACACCCGACGGCCATACGAAACTACATTTTGTATTTTAGCAATATAACGTAGCGGATTCTTCCAAGTCAGCTTTTCTTTTATCTTGTAAAAAAAACTCTCTGCCGCAGTCCAAGGAATTCCAATATATTCAATCCCTTCATGCCCTTTTACACCTGCAGGACGAGAAACAATAGTAACTTTATTATCCTCAGATAATAAACGATGCGATACTTCATCAACCCAATGTTCGACCGCCCCACCTTGAACAGGTGGAACAGGCAACAACTCTGGCACTACAATAGCTAAAGATTTCATTACTTTCCTACCTATACTTTATACTAAAGACATGGTGCAACCAGGCTCGGGCAGCCCGACTCTAAACCACCAACCGGATCAGAATGCCAGTCAAATTTATTAAAATAATCAATAACATCCTGCCAATAATCCGTCCCATTCCATGGCTCAGCAGTACGCCGCAACCAAAACATGTAATTCGGCTTCAACTTACTCATTGCAAACTTATGAATTGACGCAACCGATGGCCTATTTTTTATGCCTTCACCACCAGTTGAAGATTGATAATTGTGATAATCAACAGCCATGCCAATTGGTATCGCACCAGCAATTTTAGGGTAGTAAGAATAAACACCTTGCTCTAGGTGTCTATTCTGGGAATACACATCTGGCCCACCCATACCAATACCGTAAGCTATTAACGTGTCAGTTACTTCATTAAGGGAAGATTCAGGGTAATTAACATATTGAATAACTGTTGTATTTGGAAAGCTGATCTTTGCCGCCCTGGCAACTCTAAGCATACCTGTAATATATTCTTTTATATGCGCTTTATGCCATTTCGGCTCATTACGACTGGGAGATGTTTCTTCAAAATTTATTGCTTCTAGCTGAGAATTCCTGTCAAATTCTTCTCCCAATGCAGCAACCAATGCAATCAATCGTTCCTGTACCTTATGGTTGTAGTAAGCAACGTTATAACCTTTACCTGTGTTAATAGGATAAACTCCACCGTCATACTCGTTAGTGAGCAAATAATCAGGAACAAATTTTTCATTCGTTACAAATGATTCAGCCTGCACTGACAAAATGAGATACTTATCTATTATCTTTAGGTTCGCAAGGTCATTTCTAATCTCGGAGAAATCATAAACACCAAATTGTGGCTCCAATTTGTTCCAAAAATATTTCTTCTGTACACCTCTAAATATCGGGTTGGCGCGTAACTCCCTCATTACGGAGTAAAAATATCTTGGCTCATCCTGATTCGGGTACACATAAATATAATGACCAGGGTGCCACTTCGTTTCAGCACTCGTCTGAAGTGACAAAAAAAGCATACAAAATAGCACAGTAAACATAATTGTATTTTTAAACTGCATTGTGATCCTTTTTTTTTACAAAAAATCCTATTAATTCTCTCACTCAAACCTCTCTATGATTTCTTAGGTTTAATAATAGCTGGAACTCCAACCGCGATATGTAATGTCGGAACATTTGAAATCACAACGGCATTTGCACCAATATCTACATTATCCCCAATAGTGACTTGACCTAGGATTTTTGCACCGGCACCAATGTTTACGTTAGAACCAATAATAGGTGCCTCTAAAGGACTGCTCATTTGTCGATTACCAATCGTTACTTCTTGTCGAATGACACAATCATCACCAATTGAAGAAGCGCCGTGAATGACAATACTTCCAAAGTGTTCTATGACTAATCTACGACCAATTTCAGCTTTAACACCGATATGAATACCGAAAAAAATTTCAGATAGTTTAGATAGAAACAAATGAATTGCCCCCCAGGGTAATCGAATAAACTTAGATGTATATTTAAATCTAGCATGACCAAAACGATATATTTGTAATGCCCAAAACCCTTGGGCTAAAAGTCCTTCACGGTAGACAGTCAAATCATCGAAAAAATATTTCATAATTGACTCTCTGTGCTATAGATCATTCGGAATCAGTGACTTATATGTGCCAGCTAAATTTGAAGCTAATTTGTTGTAATTCCGAACATCATTGACGTAAGTCTTGCCCTTTGCACTCATTACTTCGCGTTGATTAGGGTTATTCATTAAATCAAGCACTGCTTCAGCGAAAGTTGACGGTGCTAATGTTACACACACTCCTGCCCCACTTTCTAAAATCACTTGAGCCTGATCAGGATTATCATTTACAACAACAGGCACCCCTAAGGCCATATACTCGACTGCTTTAGTCGGTGATGCACTATCGAGTAAAAAACTTCTCGGAAAAGGTGACAAACCTAAGTCAGCATTGCGAACATAGCTCCATGCCTGTGTTGTCGGCAACCACCCAGTCCAAATCACATTTGAACTAACCCCTAGTTTCTCTGTTTGTTTTTTTAACCATTCTCTATGATCCTTATCTTCGGTATCACCCACCAATACTAATATAATGCTTGGTATTTCTCGCTTGATAAGGGTTAACATTTGAAAAAGAATTTCTATTTTCCTCACGCGATCTAATGTTCCCAAATAGACCAAAACTTGCTTGCCTTCAAGGCGTAAATCATCAAGTAATGGAGCATCACCTAGCTCAGCTAACTCTGTGTCGACACCCATTGGTACAGGTGTCATATTAGACATAGCGACACCATATTTAGCTATGTCGAGTTGCATCTGACGACTTTGTACAAAAACATGACCTGCTCTTGGTAAAATAATTCGGTATAACAGCCATTTCCCCAGATTACCTTGTAGCAAGGGAAACCAGAAACGCATACCCCCTTTTAAACCACGGGCTTTTGCTCGATCAATTTGTCCTTCGGATTGTGGATATGACAACCAATAATAAAAAGGTATTCTTTTTATTCTTGCGACAACCAATGCTACGAGTGCGATTACTGACATATCACGTACTTGAATAGCATTATATTTATCCCGGTCAACAGCTAGCAATACTTTAAATTGATGCCAAAACTTGAACAAATACTGTCCCGCACGATTTCGTGGTACATTACATAGAATAGCTTTACCTCCCTTCCAATCTGATATCTTTTGCTCTTTTGATTCGAAATCTCGCTCAGTTACCAAATCAGAAGTTATGCCATATCTAGGTAAATATTTCCCAAACAGCACAAGTAGATCTGACCTAAATGTTGGCCATTGTTCAGCGGTTAAGTAAAGTATATGAAGTTGTTTTCTATTCATGATTTTTTTCTGGCTCTGCGGGTATTAATACTGTTGCCAATGAGATCGTTACGATTGAGTAAATAGCCCAGGTACCCTAATACAATGGCATAAATTAACTCCATAGAAATAAGATTAACTATCGAATCAGAGTAAAACATGCTCAAGAAAAATAATGATATTGAAGCTTGAATTGCTAATGCATCAGCTTTCACTGACTCTTCACTAACTGAGTTATAGAGATTTCCTGCCGCACACCAAGCAGCAATAAAAACACTTATAAAAAGAAGACATCCGAGTAACCCAACATCCCAAAGTAATGTAGAAATGGCTGTTAGATTGATCCCATAATTAATATATTGATTACCAATATGCCCACCTAACGATCCCTCTGAAGTATACGAGCTACCCAAGCCATTGCCGAATAGAAAACTCATCGGTTCATGCCAATTATTTTGAGAAAACCAAAATGTAACTGATGTCATACGGTTAAGGTATTGTCCTGAAGAATACCCTTGATCTCCAACGTTATAGCGTAACGTTGAATTAATAACATCACCAAATGAACTACCCATAATCACAGTTATATATAAGTGCGCTAAAGCTGACGTCAGTAATGCTATTACCAATATTGAAAGTAAAAACTTCAGTGGTGATTTAACAAAATCTTTACGTAATAAAATAAATCCAACTATCGGTAACATTATTACTGCAATTTTTGTTTCTCCCATCCCTATCGGCAACAAACAAATAAATGTAAGCATATAAAAAACATTATTTTTAATTAACTTTAACCGCCAACGTGCCACAAGAAATGATAAAACCATAAAAAGATAGATGACCATCACTGAGTTTGGACTACCGCCCTGCAAATTAGCACCAAATGTTCCAGCAATAACATCAGTAGTTTCACTCGAGAGTTCAAGTCCACCTCTTTGAGGAACTAATACCAGCAATTGATACAACGCAAATGGGAATTGTAATAAGCCTACAACAAGCAAGAAAATAAACCATTGCTTGTAGTCTTTTATTTGAAACGCAATTAATGTTAGCGCCATCATCAAGCCAAAAGATTGAAAATAACGTTTAAACCCCGCCACAAATTCAGTTGCCGAATACCACTGAACAATGCTTACCAAAACTGTATACAACATTAACAATAGTGCCAACTTTAGAAAAAGCGGTGCTTTATTCTTTGATGTCCACATCATATTCTGTAACGATGGAACCATCAGCAACATGCTAAAACCAGAGACAACCCATGCTAGTTTACTTAAAAGAGGGTTAGCAGAGAGTATGCCGAATACAAAACCTATCACTAAGACTAACCAAACTACTTGTTTCGGCAAAAAAAGCAATACTAGCCCGATCAGCAAGCCCGCTCCTAAAACAGTTTTAATTGGATCTCCTAAACTTGCTAATAGCCCATATAACACTGCAATAAAACTTATACTGAGCAGTATTGCTGCAAATTTCAGATACTTCAGGCCCTGACTATTTTTAGTTGCAAATGCTAGCACTTTTCATGCTCTTGAATAGCATCAATAAAACAAGGCTCTATTGACTGCCATAAATAAGGTGTGCTGCTTTCAAATGCATACTGCTTCATATTCTGCAATTCATTTCTCTCATCCCAAAGACGTTGAACTGCTTGTGCGAGAGCAGTACTTTCATATTCAAATATGAGTCCATTTTTACCATCTTCTATATATTGCGTATGTGTTCTAATATTACTTGCGAGTACAGGTAAGCCTGCAACCAAATATTCAAAAAGCTTGGTGGGTGGGTTAAAACTATACCAAGGTAAGTCTTCCCAAAGACATAGCCCCGCGTCTACTTTTTCCATATAACTAGGAATCAAATTACCTGGCACCCTACCTATCAACGTCACAGATGCTTCAAGACCTAGCTCTTTCACTTTATCTACGCAATATTTCAATTGCTCTTCATTAGCACCTACAATAGTCAAATGAGCAATGTATTTCTCTTGATTTACTATAGCCATAGCATCAAGCATAAGGTCTCTACCTCTGTCTTTCTGAACTGAGCCCACATAGAGCATCCTTAAAGGCGCATCTTTAGTTCTATCAGTGCCTTTCAGAGCAACCTCCGAGAATGACTGTTGCACTCCCATATAGATCATTTTCATATTTTCAATTTTGCACCCATGAACAAGAAGGTCATCTCTGTGCGCTTCCCCAATTGGCATGACTAAACTGGAGCGACGGGCCCCCTGAAATATTAACCACTTCACGAATGCGCGGCTCCTTGTTTTGAGGAATGAAACACCTTTCTCCTGGGGAATAACGCGAGAAGGATGCTCGTTCCAGTAAGTAATTGCAGGTATACGGCCAATAAACATCGCAACGGGTGCAGCCATTGAATGAAGTAGGACCGAGAGAGCAGGCTTATTCTTTCTGATCAATGACGCACAACGTAGAAGATAACTAAGCCACCCCAAACGCCCATTTCGAGCATTAATGACTACATAATTCACATTTGAAAATTGTAATTCAGCTTGCGTAAGTGGGAATGTAGATACAAGTGTAAGGTTATAGTGTTCCGCTAATGTTTTTATACGATATGAAAAATCCAGAAACCCTGGTTGATTTTGGTCGAAACATGTAACTATTACACAGTTTTTTTTATTAATATGACTCATCTAATCCATTCCTTAAGGCCAAATTCTTTTACCATCGATCGAATCCGCTCACGTTGTCCAGAAGTAAGTCGTGAGGAAGCGATTTCGGTGCTTGTTGCATTCGTCCTTGATTTCTTATGTATTATGTAATGTTGTGGTTCACCTAGCCATCCTCTATCCTTTAGAAATATCCCCAATTTATTCCATTCATGTCCCTTTACTAAATCTTCGTACTGCACTACCATGCAGTTTTCAACACCTCGTAGTTGCTGCATGGCTATAAACATTTCGATACACCAGCGCAATGTCAATCGGTCGACTAAACTATCTTTATCCCAGTCATATATCATTAATAGCTTCTTCCACTCAGGATAAGAAGCTGCGTAGCTAAAGATATCTTCGGTTTTCCAAACAAACTTCCAGCCCTTAGCTTCTTGGTTGAGCATGGATTCAACAACTTTATCTGGCGATCGAACAATAAATAGTATTTTCACTTTCGGCCAGCTTTCTGCAATGTGTCCAATGCAATAGTTTGCTCTAATCAATTTGATTACACGTTTACTAAAAATTCCTGTTTTTGCATCCTGATCGATCCAATGCCCCTTGATAGAGCCAAACAACATATTCTCTACAGTCTTTTTTTTACTTTCAAACACATCCTTATCCCACAAGGCAACAGGTCTTTCAACCCTGTTCTCTAAATTTATCTCTCCAGATTTTTCAATCAAGAATTCACCATTTTTATCTACTATAAATGGTTCGAAAATAGTTCTTGCATTTAACATGTCAGAAACTACATTACCTAACCAAGTTGTTCCGCTGCGCCCAACACCGGCGACAATAACAGCATCCTTTCCTCTCACTGGCCATTCAATAAATTTTGGATCCGACAGTGCTCCCATTGATAAATTAATAGTTGGGTGGAAATATTTAAGATTATAGTTTCTCTGAATAACTTCCAATATATTTAAGGACATATCTCGCCTTTAATTTTTTTTCGCAAAAATGAACGATTTAATAATATTTACTTCTGATAATTCTATGGTTTTCATCCACCAAATAATCAAAGAATAAACACTAAGCACACTGGACAAAGAAAGTATAACGCCAAAAATAGAATCAACTCCCCACGGAATAAAATCTAACATCCATGAGGTAAAAATGAGAGCGATAATACCTGGCAATATAATTCCTATAAATATATTCCATGTAGGCTCGTATGAGTAATCACTTCTCGACAAACTAAAAACAATATAAAAGTTCATTGCAAGTGAAAACAAAAGTGGAGTGAACAGTAAATATATAGCATTAGTATTAACCGAAACTGCCATAGCAATTATCATGATAACTAAAGCGCGTATTCCAGCCTTGACTAATAATCTGCTCTTCTCCACTGAATTGAGTATCAATTGTAAAATCAACATATGGCTCCCAATTGTAAGTTGCACCATAATTAATACGAGTATCCACGACAACCCCTGAAACTTCCCATTGGTCATAAATTCTACTATTGTATATCCAGAGACTGCGGTCCATACAATTGCGGGTACCATTAGTAATAAATTTGATTTATAGAGCAGTTTGCAGCGATAGCGTAATATCGAAAAATCACGATTTTTTAAATAGTTAGCAATCATGATTGGCTCAATCAAGGCATAAAAGAAATGTAGCGGGATATACTGCCTAAACTTTTCTACAAGACTAATAAAGAAACCATAAGCTGCGACAATATCTACAGGAAGATAACTAGCAGTAACCATCTTCATAAAATAACCTTGTGGTGGAGCTGCAAGTAACATAAAACCATAATTATTTAGTGCGACTTTAGTGACTTGAGACCATACAGGCCATTGCTCTTTACTGACAACGGATAACTCTTCTTCTGAACTAGCCAATTGTTTTAAATAACGAAAAATCACCAGCAGAAATACGACGACACCTAACATTTCTGGGACAGCAAAAACCCACAAAACATCCTCCCAACTCAAGGTATCTTTCTCAAACAATATGATTGTGATAAGAACTAGTCTGCCGGCCCATTGAATCGTCAATAGACGAGTTAATGTCTTTTGCATCACAAGAGCTTGCAGTACTGCTGAAAAGTATTGAAACAGCGCCTCACTAATGATGAGACAAGCAAGGCCTATTGAGAAGAAGTTAAATTGAATACTGGCAAATATTTTATCAACTGAAGGCCACAAAATAGCTAGCAAAATAACTATTATTATCGTGACAAGAAATTTAACAATACTTACTGTCCAAATAAAATGGCTGAGTTCATGTGCCGTTCTATGTATTCTTCCTTCAGGAACATAACGTGCCACAAGTCGCCCCATGCCCAAGTCGGCCAGAATACCGCACATGGTTGCTAATCCACTCAAAGCAATATATGCAGCATAATCTTCGATATCCATCACGCGTACTAAAAGGATAACTGTCAGAAATCCAGCTAGCCCCGCGGCTCCCCTTCCAAACAAGTAATGGAGCGCATTATGTCTAACATTTTTTTTTGTATAAGGATCCGAATTAATATTTGTTGAATTAGTCATCTATTTCCCGTCTGATACGCTATTTCAATTCAACAGTAGTGTGCTTCCTTAAACCAGAAACCTTTGCTCGATATTCTGGTGACATCTCGCGAAGGATCTCTTCTACAAACATGGAATGATACTGGTAGGCACTTTTTGAGTCAGCATCTATAGATGAGATTCTAAATAATATGCCGTCGGGAATTTGACCTTTCAACGCATATCGAAATTGAGCTTTTTTCCTTTCCCAATCATTATTTACAGCATATTCTCCTACCATGAACCAGTACGTTACAGGTTCGTCACGAGATGGCATAGACGCTTCCATTCTTCTGACAGGGATATCTCCGAATAGAGTATTCAAAACTTCTTGTCTATTCGATAAAATTTGAAATCCTTGTCCTGAGTAACAACCTTTTGGGTCATGAGCAGCTAAGTCATCAGATTGATCTTTACCATA from Cycloclasticus pugetii PS-1 includes:
- a CDS encoding sulfotransferase, yielding MSLNILEVIQRNYNLKYFHPTINLSMGALSDPKFIEWPVRGKDAVIVAGVGRSGTTWLGNVVSDMLNARTIFEPFIVDKNGEFLIEKSGEINLENRVERPVALWDKDVFESKKKTVENMLFGSIKGHWIDQDAKTGIFSKRVIKLIRANYCIGHIAESWPKVKILFIVRSPDKVVESMLNQEAKGWKFVWKTEDIFSYAASYPEWKKLLMIYDWDKDSLVDRLTLRWCIEMFIAMQQLRGVENCMVVQYEDLVKGHEWNKLGIFLKDRGWLGEPQHYIIHKKSRTNATSTEIASSRLTSGQRERIRSMVKEFGLKEWIR
- the epsI gene encoding exosortase-associated protein EpsI, B-type, with product MVSLPKKSLLLLACMLIATSLGFLLKPTFKIAEQDSKLDLETMIPKQFSEWQQDQSIAPMVVNPELQQSLDEIYTQVLTRIYVNKDGYRIMLSIPYGKDQSDDLAAHDPKGCYSGQGFQILSNRQEVLNTLFGDIPVRRMEASMPSRDEPVTYWFMVGEYAVNNDWERKKAQFRYALKGQIPDGILFRISSIDADSKSAYQYHSMFVEEILREMSPEYRAKVSGLRKHTTVELK
- a CDS encoding lipopolysaccharide biosynthesis protein, with the protein product MTNSTNINSDPYTKKNVRHNALHYLFGRGAAGLAGFLTVILLVRVMDIEDYAAYIALSGLATMCGILADLGMGRLVARYVPEGRIHRTAHELSHFIWTVSIVKFLVTIIIVILLAILWPSVDKIFASIQFNFFSIGLACLIISEALFQYFSAVLQALVMQKTLTRLLTIQWAGRLVLITIILFEKDTLSWEDVLWVFAVPEMLGVVVFLLVIFRYLKQLASSEEELSVVSKEQWPVWSQVTKVALNNYGFMLLAAPPQGYFMKMVTASYLPVDIVAAYGFFISLVEKFRQYIPLHFFYALIEPIMIANYLKNRDFSILRYRCKLLYKSNLLLMVPAIVWTAVSGYTIVEFMTNGKFQGLSWILVLIMVQLTIGSHMLILQLILNSVEKSRLLVKAGIRALVIMIIAMAVSVNTNAIYLLFTPLLFSLAMNFYIVFSLSRSDYSYEPTWNIFIGIILPGIIALIFTSWMLDFIPWGVDSIFGVILSLSSVLSVYSLIIWWMKTIELSEVNIIKSFIFAKKN
- a CDS encoding glycosyltransferase family 4 protein, which gives rise to MSHINKKNCVIVTCFDQNQPGFLDFSYRIKTLAEHYNLTLVSTFPLTQAELQFSNVNYVVINARNGRLGWLSYLLRCASLIRKNKPALSVLLHSMAAPVAMFIGRIPAITYWNEHPSRVIPQEKGVSFLKTRSRAFVKWLIFQGARRSSLVMPIGEAHRDDLLVHGCKIENMKMIYMGVQQSFSEVALKGTDRTKDAPLRMLYVGSVQKDRGRDLMLDAMAIVNQEKYIAHLTIVGANEEQLKYCVDKVKELGLEASVTLIGRVPGNLIPSYMEKVDAGLCLWEDLPWYSFNPPTKLFEYLVAGLPVLASNIRTHTQYIEDGKNGLIFEYESTALAQAVQRLWDERNELQNMKQYAFESSTPYLWQSIEPCFIDAIQEHEKC